A genomic window from Agrobacterium tumefaciens includes:
- a CDS encoding ABC transporter permease, with translation MIRFILSRLLMALPTIAFVSITVFALIRFIPGDPAALMLGDMAQPEQIEAMRTELGLDKSMPQQFLIWAGNVVQGDFGRSIVNDEAVLPLVVSRFLVSAEIVVVAVLLASLIAVPAGVIAAWKQNSLTDLALVGTATLLLSIPTFWLGLLLLLFFGLKLGWLPVLGYVSISDNLVGGMLYLVLPVMTLVIHEMGVLIRMARASTLEVLRLDYITHARAKGLSESAVLWRHAFKNAFGPTWTMIGLILGNLLGGIAVIETVFTIPGLGRLMVDSIFARDYPVIQGCLLFVSLSYVLVNLFVDLLYPLFDPRVVAE, from the coding sequence ATGATAAGATTCATACTGAGCCGTCTTTTGATGGCGCTGCCGACGATCGCATTCGTGTCGATCACGGTCTTTGCGCTCATCCGCTTCATTCCGGGTGATCCGGCTGCCCTGATGCTGGGCGACATGGCGCAACCGGAACAGATCGAGGCGATGAGGACCGAACTCGGCCTCGACAAGTCCATGCCGCAACAGTTCCTCATCTGGGCCGGCAATGTTGTGCAGGGCGATTTCGGCCGCTCCATCGTCAATGACGAAGCGGTGCTGCCGCTGGTGGTCTCGCGCTTTCTCGTCAGCGCCGAGATCGTTGTGGTCGCCGTGCTGCTCGCCAGCCTGATTGCGGTTCCGGCCGGTGTGATCGCCGCCTGGAAACAGAACAGCCTGACCGATCTTGCGCTGGTGGGAACGGCAACCCTGCTTTTGTCCATTCCGACGTTCTGGCTGGGTCTGCTGCTTCTCCTGTTTTTCGGCCTCAAGCTCGGCTGGCTACCGGTGCTGGGGTATGTGTCGATCAGCGATAATCTTGTTGGCGGCATGCTTTATCTCGTCCTGCCCGTCATGACGCTGGTGATCCACGAGATGGGCGTTCTGATCCGCATGGCGCGTGCCTCGACGCTGGAAGTGCTGCGGCTGGATTATATCACACACGCTCGTGCCAAGGGCCTCTCGGAAAGTGCTGTCCTCTGGCGGCATGCCTTCAAGAATGCATTCGGCCCGACCTGGACGATGATCGGCCTCATCCTTGGTAATCTCCTCGGCGGCATCGCCGTCATCGAGACGGTGTTCACCATTCCCGGCCTCGGACGGCTGATGGTCGACAGTATTTTTGCCCGCGACTATCCGGTCATACAGGGCTGCCTGCTGTTCGTCTCGCTGTCCTATGTGCTGGTCAACCTGTTCGTCGACCTTCTTTATCCTCTCTTCGATCCGCGTGTGGTTGCCGAATGA
- a CDS encoding sugar ABC transporter ATP-binding protein — protein MVVSPSTMAAVRASGAVPNAEFLLAADGIRKEFPGVVALDDVSFHLKRGTVHALMGENGAGKSTLMKILAGIYQPDVGEIRLKGATIRLDSPLDALENGIAMIHQELNLMAYMTVAENIWIRREPKNRLGFIDHGEMYRRTQALLERLGIDLDPETRVGELSVASRQMVEIAKAVSYDSDVLIMDEPTSALTEREVEHLFRIIRDLRERGIGIVYITHKMNELFEIADEFSVFRDGKYIGTHASTDVTRDDIIRMMVGREITQMFPKEEVPIGDVVLSVNNLTLDGVFRDVSFEVRAGEILGVAGLVGSGRSNVAETVFGVTPASSGTVAIDGKAVSIASPTEAIRHRMAFLTEDRKDTGCLLILNILENMQIAVLQDKYVANGFVQENALSDACEEMCRKLRVKTPHLYERIENLSGGNQQKVLIGRWMLTKPRILILDEPTRGIDVGAKAEIHKLVGEMARQGVAVIMISSEMPEVLGMSDRIMVMHEGRVTGFLDRSEATQVKVMDLASR, from the coding sequence ATGGTCGTCAGTCCATCGACAATGGCCGCCGTGCGCGCCAGCGGCGCCGTGCCGAATGCAGAATTTCTTCTCGCGGCAGATGGCATACGCAAGGAATTTCCCGGCGTCGTCGCGCTGGATGATGTTTCGTTCCATCTCAAGCGCGGCACCGTGCATGCGCTGATGGGCGAGAACGGCGCCGGCAAATCGACGCTGATGAAGATCCTTGCCGGTATCTATCAGCCGGATGTCGGCGAAATTCGCCTGAAAGGTGCTACGATACGCCTTGATTCGCCGCTCGACGCGCTCGAGAACGGTATTGCGATGATCCATCAGGAACTCAACCTGATGGCCTATATGACGGTAGCGGAAAACATCTGGATACGCCGCGAGCCGAAAAACCGGCTCGGCTTCATCGATCACGGTGAAATGTATCGCCGTACCCAGGCGCTGCTGGAAAGGCTCGGCATCGATCTCGACCCGGAAACGCGCGTTGGCGAGCTTTCGGTGGCGAGCCGTCAGATGGTTGAGATCGCCAAGGCGGTGTCTTACGATTCCGATGTTCTGATCATGGACGAGCCGACATCGGCGCTGACGGAGCGTGAGGTCGAGCATCTTTTCCGCATCATCCGGGATCTCAGGGAACGCGGTATCGGCATCGTCTACATCACCCACAAGATGAACGAGCTGTTCGAGATCGCCGACGAGTTTTCCGTCTTCCGCGACGGCAAATATATCGGAACACATGCGTCTACGGATGTGACGCGTGACGACATCATCCGCATGATGGTGGGCCGCGAAATCACGCAGATGTTTCCGAAGGAAGAGGTTCCGATTGGCGACGTGGTGTTGTCGGTCAACAATCTGACGCTTGACGGCGTGTTCCGTGACGTTTCCTTCGAGGTGCGCGCCGGCGAAATTCTCGGCGTGGCGGGCCTCGTCGGCTCGGGCCGCTCCAATGTCGCCGAAACGGTGTTCGGCGTAACGCCCGCATCCTCGGGCACGGTTGCAATCGACGGCAAGGCGGTTTCCATCGCCAGCCCGACAGAGGCCATCCGTCATCGCATGGCGTTTTTGACGGAGGACCGCAAGGATACCGGATGTCTGCTGATCCTCAATATTCTGGAGAACATGCAGATCGCGGTCCTGCAGGACAAATATGTCGCCAATGGCTTCGTGCAGGAAAACGCGCTTTCGGATGCCTGCGAGGAAATGTGCCGCAAGCTGAGGGTCAAGACGCCTCATCTATACGAGCGTATTGAGAATCTGTCGGGCGGTAACCAGCAGAAGGTGCTGATCGGCCGCTGGATGCTGACAAAACCGCGCATTCTCATTCTGGATGAACCGACGCGCGGCATCGATGTCGGAGCGAAGGCCGAAATTCACAAGCTGGTTGGCGAGATGGCGCGTCAGGGCGTCGCTGTCATCATGATTTCCTCCGAAATGCCGGAGGTTCTGGGAATGAGTGACCGCATCATGGTCATGCATGAAGGTCGGGTGACGGGCTTCCTTGATAGAAGTGAAGCCACACAGGTGAAAGTGATGGATCTCGCATCGCGGTGA
- a CDS encoding sugar ABC transporter substrate-binding protein → MKKLIIGAAMSVLLGTAAHAETVGVSMALFDDNFLTVLRNGMQDYAKEQKGVTLQVEDAQNDVAKQQSQIQNFIASKVDAIIVNPVDTDATAAMSKLAADAKIPLVYVNRQPVNVDSLPDGQAFVASEETVAGTLETKEVCRLLGGKGKAVVMMGELSNQGARMRTQAVHDVLKTDECKGISVVEEQTANWQRTQGADLVTNWLSSGIEFNAVIANNDEMAIGAIQALKAAGKDMKEYVVAGVDATQDALAAMQAGDLDVTVFQDAAGQGKGALDAALKLVKGDKVEKKVYIPFQLVTPENVKDYVAKN, encoded by the coding sequence ATGAAGAAGCTTATTATTGGTGCAGCCATGTCTGTGCTTCTGGGCACGGCGGCACATGCAGAAACCGTCGGTGTTTCGATGGCCCTGTTCGACGACAACTTCCTGACCGTGCTGCGCAACGGCATGCAGGATTATGCCAAGGAACAGAAAGGCGTCACCCTGCAGGTCGAGGATGCGCAGAACGACGTTGCCAAGCAGCAGAGCCAGATCCAGAACTTCATCGCCTCCAAGGTGGATGCGATCATCGTCAACCCGGTTGACACGGATGCGACGGCAGCCATGTCGAAGCTTGCCGCCGACGCGAAAATCCCGCTGGTTTACGTTAACCGTCAGCCGGTGAACGTGGACAGCCTGCCGGATGGCCAGGCTTTCGTGGCATCGGAAGAAACCGTTGCCGGCACGCTGGAAACCAAGGAAGTTTGCCGCCTTCTCGGTGGCAAGGGCAAGGCCGTGGTCATGATGGGCGAATTGTCCAATCAGGGCGCGCGCATGCGCACGCAGGCCGTTCACGATGTTCTGAAGACCGATGAATGCAAGGGCATTTCCGTGGTTGAAGAACAGACGGCAAACTGGCAGCGCACGCAGGGTGCTGACCTCGTCACCAACTGGCTGTCCAGCGGTATCGAGTTCAACGCGGTCATCGCCAACAACGATGAAATGGCGATCGGCGCCATCCAGGCCCTGAAGGCCGCAGGCAAGGACATGAAGGAATATGTCGTTGCCGGTGTCGATGCCACTCAGGATGCGCTTGCCGCCATGCAGGCGGGCGATCTCGACGTGACGGTGTTCCAGGATGCCGCAGGCCAGGGCAAGGGCGCTCTCGACGCTGCGCTGAAGCTCGTCAAGGGCGACAAGGTGGAGAAGAAGGTTTACATTCCCTTCCAGCTCGTCACACCGGAAAACGTCAAGGACTACGTGGCCAAGAACTGA
- a CDS encoding amidohydrolase has translation MNRDAVMSIAAEVEAMRPDFTTLSDSIWDFAELKFEERQSADVLAKALEENGFAVRRGVAGMETAFIGEFGNGKPVIAFLGEFDALAGMSQVADVAQVQPREAGATGHGCGHNLLGVGSLMGAIALARHLKANNLPGTVRYYGCPGEEGGSGKTFMVRAGLFDDVDAALTWHPAPFNGVRSTNNLAVLEYFYRFKGVASHASNAAHLGRSALDAVELMNVGVNFLREHMPQDCRVHYAITDTGGKAANVVQAKAEVLYLIRAPEMRQALDLAARVDKVARGAAMMTETEVEIVFDTASTNLLPNITLETAMHENMVTLGPIAFDEADIEFAKRIQDTFTEEAIKSSIRLYQIKGDVFSNRKIDGSTPLHLGLRDFEGQSHFRAGSTDVGDVSWITPTAQCWTPAWAIGTNPHTWQVVAQGKSPAAHKAMAHAAKTLASTGLALMTSPELLASAKKEWREKTEGSDYVCPIPADVMPSSHR, from the coding sequence ATGAACCGTGACGCCGTGATGTCGATTGCCGCCGAAGTCGAGGCCATGAGGCCCGACTTCACCACCTTGAGCGACAGCATCTGGGATTTTGCCGAGCTTAAATTCGAAGAACGGCAATCCGCTGACGTTCTGGCAAAGGCGCTTGAAGAGAACGGCTTTGCGGTCCGACGTGGCGTAGCAGGCATGGAGACGGCCTTCATCGGCGAATTCGGTAACGGCAAGCCGGTCATCGCTTTCCTTGGTGAATTCGACGCGCTGGCCGGCATGAGCCAGGTGGCCGATGTGGCGCAGGTTCAGCCGCGCGAGGCGGGCGCCACCGGCCATGGCTGCGGCCATAACCTGCTCGGCGTCGGCTCGCTGATGGGGGCCATCGCGCTCGCCCGGCATCTGAAAGCCAATAATCTGCCCGGCACCGTGCGTTATTACGGTTGCCCGGGTGAAGAGGGCGGTTCCGGCAAGACCTTCATGGTGCGCGCCGGCCTGTTTGATGATGTCGATGCGGCGCTGACCTGGCATCCAGCACCCTTCAACGGCGTGCGTTCCACCAACAATCTCGCTGTTCTGGAATATTTCTACCGTTTCAAAGGCGTGGCTTCCCACGCCTCCAACGCTGCCCATCTCGGCCGTTCGGCGCTGGACGCCGTGGAACTGATGAATGTCGGCGTCAATTTTCTGCGCGAACACATGCCGCAGGATTGCCGGGTGCATTATGCGATTACCGATACCGGCGGCAAAGCTGCGAATGTCGTGCAGGCCAAGGCAGAAGTGCTTTACCTGATCCGCGCCCCGGAAATGCGCCAGGCGCTCGATCTCGCGGCGCGGGTGGACAAGGTCGCGCGTGGTGCTGCCATGATGACCGAAACCGAAGTGGAGATCGTCTTCGATACCGCCTCCACCAATCTACTGCCCAACATCACGCTGGAAACGGCGATGCATGAAAACATGGTGACGCTTGGCCCCATCGCCTTCGATGAGGCCGATATCGAATTCGCCAAACGCATTCAGGACACTTTCACCGAAGAGGCGATCAAAAGCAGCATCCGGCTCTACCAGATAAAGGGTGATGTTTTTTCCAACCGGAAGATCGATGGTTCGACGCCCCTGCATCTCGGCCTGCGTGATTTCGAGGGCCAGTCGCATTTCCGGGCGGGTTCCACCGATGTCGGCGACGTCAGCTGGATTACGCCGACGGCGCAGTGCTGGACGCCGGCCTGGGCGATCGGGACCAATCCGCATACCTGGCAGGTGGTAGCGCAGGGCAAAAGTCCCGCCGCCCATAAGGCTATGGCGCATGCCGCCAAGACGCTTGCATCGACCGGGCTTGCGCTGATGACCTCGCCGGAACTGCTCGCCAGTGCAAAAAAGGAATGGCGGGAAAAGACCGAAGGCAGCGATTACGTCTGCCCGATTCCTGCAGATGTCATGCCCAGTTCGCATAGATAG
- a CDS encoding serine hydrolase, with the protein MTVAAQLNAICDAQPFVTRFMVRNLLTGEEIGRGENEETPSGSTRKTSIMMAVLKAASEGRIDLDQPVTYEKRLAEEVASGMFRYMTPGIVISLRDAVAGMMVLSDNVCTKMVLERLTLEEVDGYCKSLGMANTHHRFLIPPLALAADHPLKTVTTTSAADQVLLLQTILDAQSSPEAQAKLGCSPQLCEWAMQTLKNQILRYGIRSRLPFEAVVASKSGRGKRGRMDAGIVYRNGAPSFIITTYTDEVPQTMPDGTPGYTIALETIGRLAQACWDGF; encoded by the coding sequence ATGACTGTGGCTGCCCAATTAAATGCGATTTGCGATGCACAGCCTTTCGTGACGCGCTTCATGGTGCGCAATCTCCTGACCGGTGAAGAGATCGGCCGGGGAGAAAACGAGGAGACGCCATCGGGCAGCACCCGCAAGACGTCGATCATGATGGCCGTGCTTAAGGCCGCCAGCGAAGGGCGGATCGATCTCGACCAGCCCGTCACCTATGAAAAACGGCTGGCGGAAGAGGTCGCGAGCGGCATGTTCCGCTATATGACGCCGGGCATCGTCATCTCACTACGCGATGCCGTTGCCGGCATGATGGTGCTGAGCGACAATGTCTGCACCAAGATGGTGTTGGAACGGCTGACGCTGGAAGAGGTGGACGGCTATTGCAAATCGCTCGGCATGGCCAATACCCATCACCGTTTCCTCATCCCGCCGCTGGCGCTGGCGGCCGACCATCCGTTGAAAACCGTCACCACCACCTCCGCGGCGGATCAGGTACTGCTGCTGCAGACAATTCTGGATGCCCAATCGTCGCCCGAGGCGCAGGCAAAGCTCGGTTGCAGCCCGCAATTGTGCGAGTGGGCCATGCAGACGCTGAAGAACCAGATTTTGCGGTATGGAATCCGCTCCCGCCTGCCTTTCGAGGCCGTGGTGGCCAGCAAGAGCGGTCGCGGCAAGCGCGGGCGCATGGATGCCGGCATCGTCTACAGAAACGGCGCACCGTCCTTCATCATCACCACCTATACCGACGAGGTGCCGCAAACCATGCCTGATGGTACGCCGGGATACACCATCGCGCTCGAAACGATCGGCCGGCTGGCACAGGCCTGCTGGGACGGTTTTTAA
- a CDS encoding ABC transporter permease, producing the protein MKKFTLNGLIGGFLIALLLITAATGLFWTPYDPMKLGFASRLAGPSASHLLGTDEFGRDVLSRLMVGARASVWIGFLTVSFATIFGTLIGLVSGYARGWVDGVIMAINNALLAFPGILLALGLLAVFGANQYGIIFALGIAYTPSMARVVRGAVLSLREREFIEASLVMGNGEIYTMFRHILPNCIAPITVLATSMFGWAILSESALSFLGLGVPPPAPTWGNMLAAGRPFIQQAVWLGLFPGLCIALTLLGINLLGDALRDRLDPRMRGLK; encoded by the coding sequence ATGAAAAAGTTCACACTTAACGGGCTTATCGGCGGCTTTCTCATCGCCCTCCTGCTCATCACCGCCGCAACCGGTCTGTTCTGGACCCCCTATGACCCGATGAAGCTCGGTTTTGCCTCGCGTCTGGCCGGTCCAAGCGCCAGCCATCTTCTCGGCACCGACGAATTCGGGCGCGATGTTTTGAGCCGCCTGATGGTTGGCGCACGGGCCAGCGTCTGGATCGGCTTCCTGACGGTCAGCTTCGCGACGATCTTCGGCACGTTGATCGGTCTTGTCAGCGGTTATGCGCGGGGCTGGGTGGATGGCGTCATCATGGCCATCAACAATGCGCTCTTGGCCTTTCCGGGCATTCTGCTGGCGCTCGGCCTGCTCGCGGTTTTCGGCGCGAACCAGTATGGCATCATCTTCGCGCTCGGCATCGCCTATACGCCATCCATGGCGCGTGTGGTGCGTGGCGCGGTGCTTTCCCTGCGTGAGCGGGAATTCATCGAGGCGTCGCTGGTGATGGGCAATGGTGAGATCTACACCATGTTCCGCCACATCCTGCCCAATTGCATTGCGCCGATCACGGTTCTTGCCACCTCCATGTTCGGCTGGGCCATCCTGTCGGAAAGCGCGCTCTCCTTTCTCGGCCTCGGCGTGCCGCCGCCGGCGCCCACCTGGGGCAACATGCTGGCCGCCGGCCGTCCCTTCATCCAGCAGGCCGTTTGGCTCGGGCTTTTCCCCGGTCTCTGCATCGCACTGACGTTGCTCGGCATCAATCTTCTGGGCGATGCCCTTCGCGACAGGCTTGACCCGCGCATGAGAGGTCTCAAATGA
- a CDS encoding ABC transporter ATP-binding protein, whose protein sequence is MTVNTLLTVRGLSLEVARTGHRVVKDVSFDIAAGEIFGIVGESGSGKTLATRALISLLPPAIAVTGGSIIYKGQDVMSLPMKELRRLRGAEIGVVFQEPMTSLNPSMTIGRQLEEGLILHTKLSPEERREKILDMLRRVGIRDPEGALTAYPHEFSGGMRQRIMLASVMLLKPALLIADEPTTALDAVIQRDVMELMVELTRAEGTAVLLISHDLPMVARYTSRIVVMEKGTIVEQGRTEDLLDAPQHPYTKKLLSSLPFRGEPRSIDTSKAPMVSARDIVVDYAGRKSLLKKAKPKRALHGVSIDIHEGEVVALVGGSGSGKTTLGRTIAGLVQESEGHIRFQGRERNEDWKDYRLNCQMVFQDPYSSLDPRMTIQALVEEALRLVPDLDQAAKRKRALETLEEVGLGADFAARYPHELSGGQRQRVAIARAIARRPRFLIADEPVSALDVTVRAQVLDLFSDLQKRYGFSCLFISHDLGVVEQVADRVVVMQDGRIIEEGDRDTIFDSPREAYTRRLLSAIPALDQNEKGGVTLKWRLEDEV, encoded by the coding sequence ATGACTGTTAATACACTTCTCACCGTTCGCGGCCTTTCGCTCGAAGTCGCCAGAACCGGCCATCGGGTGGTCAAGGATGTCTCCTTCGATATTGCCGCGGGCGAAATCTTCGGCATCGTCGGCGAAAGTGGCTCGGGAAAGACGCTCGCCACCCGCGCGCTCATCTCGCTTCTGCCACCGGCCATCGCCGTCACCGGCGGGTCGATCATCTACAAGGGGCAGGATGTCATGTCCCTGCCGATGAAGGAGCTTCGGCGTCTGCGCGGCGCGGAGATTGGCGTGGTGTTTCAGGAGCCGATGACCTCCCTGAACCCATCGATGACGATTGGCAGGCAACTGGAAGAGGGGCTGATCCTTCACACGAAATTGTCGCCCGAAGAGCGCCGCGAGAAAATTTTGGACATGCTGCGGCGGGTGGGCATCCGCGATCCCGAAGGTGCGCTGACGGCCTATCCGCACGAGTTTTCCGGCGGCATGCGCCAACGCATCATGCTGGCGTCGGTCATGCTGCTGAAACCCGCTTTGCTGATCGCCGATGAGCCGACGACGGCGCTTGACGCGGTCATCCAGCGCGATGTCATGGAACTGATGGTGGAGCTGACGCGGGCGGAAGGCACCGCTGTTCTCCTCATCAGTCACGATTTGCCGATGGTGGCGCGTTATACCAGCCGCATTGTGGTGATGGAAAAAGGCACGATCGTCGAACAGGGCCGCACCGAGGACCTGCTGGACGCGCCGCAGCACCCCTATACCAAGAAGCTGCTTTCCTCCCTTCCGTTTCGCGGCGAGCCGCGCAGCATCGATACATCTAAGGCGCCGATGGTTTCGGCCCGCGATATCGTTGTCGATTATGCCGGCCGCAAATCCCTGCTGAAGAAGGCCAAACCGAAGCGGGCGCTACATGGCGTCAGCATCGATATTCATGAGGGCGAGGTCGTGGCACTCGTCGGCGGTTCCGGTTCCGGCAAGACGACGCTTGGCCGCACCATTGCCGGGCTTGTGCAGGAAAGCGAAGGGCATATCCGCTTTCAGGGCCGCGAGCGCAACGAGGACTGGAAGGATTATCGCCTGAATTGCCAGATGGTGTTCCAGGATCCCTATTCCTCGCTCGATCCGCGCATGACCATCCAGGCGCTGGTGGAGGAGGCGCTGCGCCTCGTGCCTGACCTCGACCAGGCCGCCAAGCGTAAGCGAGCGCTGGAAACGCTCGAGGAAGTGGGGCTCGGTGCCGATTTTGCCGCCCGCTATCCGCATGAGCTTTCCGGTGGCCAGCGCCAGCGCGTGGCGATTGCCCGCGCCATTGCCCGCCGCCCTCGGTTCCTGATCGCCGACGAACCGGTCTCGGCACTCGACGTGACGGTGCGGGCGCAGGTGCTCGATCTCTTTTCCGATCTGCAGAAACGTTACGGTTTTTCCTGCCTGTTCATCAGCCACGATCTCGGTGTGGTGGAGCAGGTGGCCGACCGTGTCGTCGTCATGCAGGACGGCCGCATCATCGAAGAGGGTGATCGCGACACGATTTTCGACAGCCCGAGAGAGGCCTATACGCGCCGGCTGCTCTCGGCCATTCCCGCCCTCGACCAGAATGAAAAGGGCGGCGTGACACTGAAATGGCGTCTGGAAGATGAAGTTTAA
- a CDS encoding ABC transporter permease — protein sequence MNTNAAANAELDAKSGRKPHRRIPPEANIFFILIGIALVYELLGWIFIGQSFLMNQQRLTIMILQVSVIGIIAVGVTQVIITGGIDLSSGSVVGLTAMLSASVAQSSTWPRALYPGLTDLPFFIPLAVGILAGALAGFINGQLIARTKIPPFIATLGMMVTARGLSKWYTKGQPISGLTDGFNFIGTGIWPVVVFLVVAVIFHVALRYTRYGKFTYAIGANQQAARVSGINIEAHLIKVYAIAGMLAGLAGVVTAARAQTAQAGMGVMYELDAIAAAVIGGTSLAGGAGRITGTVIGTIILGVMTSGFTFLRVDAYYQEIVKGLIIVAAVVADVYRQKKRAKR from the coding sequence ATGAATACGAACGCCGCCGCCAACGCAGAGTTGGATGCAAAATCCGGACGCAAGCCGCACAGGCGCATTCCGCCGGAAGCCAATATATTTTTCATCCTGATCGGCATCGCGCTGGTTTATGAGCTGCTCGGCTGGATTTTCATCGGCCAGAGCTTTCTGATGAACCAGCAGCGCCTCACGATCATGATCCTGCAGGTGTCGGTGATCGGCATCATCGCCGTTGGCGTCACGCAGGTCATCATCACCGGCGGCATCGATCTGTCTTCCGGTTCTGTGGTCGGCCTGACGGCGATGTTGTCCGCAAGTGTGGCGCAATCCTCGACATGGCCGCGCGCCCTCTATCCGGGCCTTACCGATCTGCCGTTCTTCATACCGCTGGCCGTTGGCATATTGGCCGGGGCTTTGGCCGGCTTCATCAACGGGCAGCTTATCGCCCGCACCAAAATTCCGCCCTTCATCGCAACGCTCGGCATGATGGTGACGGCGCGCGGCCTTTCCAAATGGTACACGAAGGGTCAGCCGATTTCGGGGCTCACCGATGGTTTCAACTTCATCGGCACGGGCATCTGGCCGGTCGTGGTGTTCCTCGTCGTCGCCGTCATCTTCCATGTGGCGTTGCGCTATACGCGTTACGGCAAGTTCACCTATGCCATCGGCGCCAACCAGCAGGCGGCGCGTGTTTCCGGTATCAATATCGAGGCGCATCTTATCAAGGTCTATGCCATTGCCGGCATGCTGGCGGGTCTTGCCGGTGTCGTCACCGCTGCCCGCGCGCAGACGGCGCAGGCCGGCATGGGCGTGATGTATGAACTCGACGCCATCGCCGCAGCCGTTATCGGCGGCACCTCGCTGGCTGGCGGTGCCGGCCGCATCACGGGAACGGTGATAGGCACCATCATCCTCGGCGTCATGACGTCCGGTTTCACATTCCTCAGGGTTGACGCCTATTACCAGGAGATCGTCAAAGGCCTCATCATCGTGGCTGCTGTTGTCGCCGACGTTTACCGCCAGAAGAAACGCGCAAAGCGTTAA
- a CDS encoding ABC transporter substrate-binding protein — MKKLLLAGVALLVTANIAAARDITIAQSSDLRSSNPGVNRDGNTDGVILHIVEGLVGYNNAGEVKPLLAESVDVSADGLTYTFKLRKAVKFHNGKPLTAEDVAWNWTRYLKPETKWACLNDFAEGGAAHVTGVKASDASTVEITLEKPSAVFLGLMSRPECGYTGMISPESVAADGSFVKPIGTGPFQWDEWKKGEYIRLAKFADYVSPANDGKPDGMVGSKRPLADGIKFMVIPDASTVKAGLESGVLDTAEISPDLIPEFNTNEKMQLIVARNNGKNLFYIQTRDKVLSNPGVRRAMAMALDLDELVAAASNGTGEANGSMVSQDSVYFDETQKKRPAYDVEAAKKELEAAGYKGEPISIIANKRGNVPSFPAAVMAQAMMQQAGLNVQIEVLDYATQVDRRRSGNYQVISQSVAPRLDPALMYAFYVGNKDKNASLMWDDPKAIELMKAAYVEADQTKRQKIFDEFHELMLKEMPGIFLYDMVDVWGATKKLKGQPVWQSNARLWEVSVDN, encoded by the coding sequence GTGAAAAAACTTCTTCTCGCAGGCGTTGCCCTGCTGGTAACGGCCAATATCGCGGCGGCCCGCGACATCACCATCGCGCAGAGTTCGGATCTGCGCAGTAGCAATCCCGGCGTGAACCGCGACGGCAATACGGACGGGGTTATCCTGCACATCGTGGAAGGCCTTGTCGGTTATAACAATGCCGGAGAGGTGAAGCCGCTTCTGGCCGAAAGCGTCGACGTTTCGGCCGACGGCCTGACCTATACGTTCAAGCTGCGCAAGGCCGTGAAATTCCACAATGGCAAGCCGCTCACCGCAGAGGATGTTGCCTGGAACTGGACACGTTATCTGAAGCCGGAAACGAAATGGGCGTGCCTCAACGATTTCGCCGAGGGCGGGGCAGCACACGTCACCGGCGTCAAGGCCAGCGATGCATCTACGGTTGAGATTACCCTTGAAAAGCCGTCAGCCGTTTTTCTCGGCCTCATGTCGCGGCCGGAATGCGGTTATACCGGCATGATCTCGCCGGAATCGGTTGCTGCCGATGGCAGCTTCGTCAAGCCGATCGGCACCGGACCGTTCCAGTGGGATGAATGGAAGAAGGGCGAATATATCCGTCTCGCCAAATTTGCCGATTATGTTTCGCCGGCAAATGATGGCAAGCCTGACGGCATGGTCGGCTCCAAGCGGCCGCTGGCCGATGGCATCAAATTCATGGTCATTCCCGATGCTTCGACGGTGAAGGCAGGTCTTGAATCCGGCGTGCTCGATACGGCCGAGATTTCTCCCGATCTCATTCCGGAGTTCAATACCAATGAGAAGATGCAGCTCATCGTCGCCCGCAACAACGGCAAGAACCTGTTCTACATCCAGACCCGCGACAAGGTTCTGAGCAATCCCGGCGTGCGTCGGGCCATGGCGATGGCGCTCGATCTCGATGAACTGGTCGCCGCCGCATCCAACGGCACGGGTGAAGCCAACGGCTCGATGGTATCGCAGGACTCGGTCTATTTTGATGAGACCCAGAAGAAGCGTCCGGCCTATGATGTCGAGGCGGCCAAGAAGGAGCTGGAGGCCGCCGGTTACAAGGGCGAGCCGATCTCCATCATCGCCAACAAGCGTGGCAATGTGCCGAGCTTCCCGGCCGCCGTCATGGCGCAGGCGATGATGCAGCAGGCGGGTCTGAACGTGCAGATCGAGGTGCTGGACTATGCCACGCAGGTCGATCGTCGCCGTTCCGGCAATTATCAGGTGATCTCGCAGTCGGTCGCCCCGCGTCTCGACCCGGCACTGATGTATGCCTTCTATGTCGGCAACAAGGACAAGAACGCCTCGCTGATGTGGGACGATCCGAAAGCAATCGAGCTGATGAAGGCGGCATATGTCGAGGCCGACCAGACGAAACGCCAGAAGATTTTCGACGAGTTCCACGAACTGATGCTGAAGGAAATGCCGGGCATCTTCCTTTACGACATGGTCGATGTCTGGGGCGCGACGAAAAAGCTCAAGGGCCAGCCGGTCTGGCAGTCGAACGCTCGCCTCTGGGAAGTCTCGGTCGACAACTGA